Part of the Debaryomyces hansenii CBS767 chromosome C complete sequence genome is shown below.
AGTTATCGGCCAACAATTGGACTTCGATGTGCTTAGGTTTGTCCAAGAATCTTTCGATGAAACAGGTACCGTTACCAAAGGAGGTTTTGGCTTCGGAAACCGCTCTTTCGAAGGCTTCGCCCACTGAATCACCCTCTCTGACCACTCTCATACCTctaccaccaccaccaaaGGCAGCTTTGATGATAACTGGCAAACCATGCTTTTCGACAAACTTGACCGCCTCTTCAACATCAGCAATTGGTCCTGGCGTTCCCGGGACCACTGGCACGCCGTTCTGGATCGCCAATGTCCTGGCACTGACCTTGTCTCCGACTGCATCAATAGTCTTGTGGGTAGGTCCAATCCATGAGATACCAGCTTCCTCGACTTTTCTGGCAAACTCAGAGTTCTCCGAGAGAAACCCGTATCCCGGGTGGATCATGTTAACGCCGTGCTCCTTAGCTATGTTGATAATCTCGTCGATCTGCAAATATGCTTGCACAGGCGAAAATTGGCCCTTTTTGCCAATAACGTACGACTCGTCCGCCTTCAATCTGTGCATCGACAATCTATCTTCGTGTGAAAAGATAGCCACCGTCTGCATCGACAATTCGTGAGCAGTACGGAAAATTCTGATAGGGATTTCACCTCTGTTAGCAACTAAGATCTTGTTCATAGGACCCATCACCGTCGATGCCCTTCTCATCTGGTTGATCTTATGTTCATTACCGTCACTCATATTAGATGTTTAGCTTTACGACAATAATTTACCAATAATACCAATAGCCCTTTTTCTGCTACCACTAAAAAAATGTGAATAAATTGCTCCCTTATATATGAAAAACAATACGAGACTTCCGTATTTTTTTTCGGCGTCAATTGAGTCACTTTTGTAGTTGTTACTCCAGGGTTGATTGAAagttttcatttgattGGATCGTGATATTTCCAGGGAGACAAAGACGACGTTCCGCGTTGTGAGCGCTTGGCGCGGTGACGATTACTCCGAAGACATTCCTCGCCAGCAACGGTGGAGGAGGCCGTCCGGGGGTGGATAAAAGGATAAATGTACATAATGGGAGAGATTGCGGTACTTGGGAACCGTTATATTATCCCGTTAGGCGACCAGGCAAGGCACTAAGTCGTCTGAGGTGTTTGGTAAGGGGGAGATGAAGTAGCAGAGGCCCGGGGGGACGATCATTATGCCGACGAGTCATTTCGGAGTGCGAGAAGTCCGACGCCGATAGCGCCCAGATTATCCTCGGATCAGATGAGTCAAGCAATTACGTCAATAAAATGTTCGGGGTATAATGTCCGCGGATGCGAACGTCAGTGAGTATATAGAGGGCGGGTTGGAGCGAATTGGCTGGTGGTCGTTGGGGGTGTTGATGACGGGATTTTTCCAACGAAATATGGGTGAAGGGAAGGCCGAGTCAGAGAAAGAGTAGTCAGAGCAAGACCCGGGGACTTGAGAAATGTATCCTACACTTATGTTGAATATCGAATGCGAAATTAGGGTGCTGGAATGACAGAAtatcagaagaagataacaGAACCAAAAGCACAACACAACAGCAAAAAGCACATCGGGGCGGCCAGTACAAACGGATAAACTTTGAGGGCGGTTTAGATGGGGTTCTTGGTGGGGGATAATCCGATAACTCCAGTCAAGAACTTTGGTCCCATCCCTGCACCTACCTCCCTACTTCTGTAGCGCACATTAATCTCCTACGTCCACCATATTAAGTCACTGTCAATCCCTACACCGGTCACATCCTGCACCAGCTATTCCTTCTCTTCCACCCATCCCCGACTCTACAACTCCTCCATGCACTTACGTCCGACTACTCCTCGTGGTGTTCCTTCCTATTTAACCTTGTGTCGTCGTATCACCGACCCACAGCGATTATTCATCAACGTCGATACCTTCAGCGGGTTTACAGACCCGCTGTCCCGCAATGGTTGCCCTCCCGCAAAATTGCTCGGTCTTCGTGGGCCGCCCTCACATGCGTCTGCGATAAAGACCAACTCTCACTGCGATTCGTGCGATTTCCTAGATAGCGCGAGTGCATATCACCGCTAACGCCATTAATACGTTGCTGCTTGTACAAAATCATGCAATTCGTATTGATGCTCGGTTGGTGTGGCCCATTTGCGCCTTTTGTATgacaaattttttttttcatttgcaCCTTATAAATTTCACCCATCCCCATTGATTCTTCACTTCTGTTTTTTTGTCTATAGATACCCAAATTAGTTATTATGATCTCAGCTAGAAGCTTCAGCACCGTTTCCAGAATCGCATTCCAAAAAGAATCTGTCGCCGGCAGTGCATTCAATGCTGCTAAGAACTCCCGTAATTTAGGTCTCAAATGGAAACCTACCTACGGTAACTCTTTCAGAACTTTTGCTGAATACAGATTGAAGGCTGCCAACCAATCTCCTTTAGCTATCAAGTTGAAGGCGAAGAAATAAATTCGTAGTAGGCTCTGGTAGCTGGTACGAGAAATGGAAATGGTTTCACACGCACACGGGGCGACACCGCAAAGGTAGCGAGATCGACCGCAACGTAAATTGCATTTATTATGGTGTATGATATGTTATGATTAGGTTATAGATATATGGTTACAGGGTACGCAAGTACGGGTGTATAGTATATGGATTCAGGCGAATAAACGGATTTATCACCAAGCACAGCCGTAGGGTCAGTAGAGTAGAGTAGAGTGAGCCGCCAGTATAACGAGCATCGAGAAAAAGCATTGCGAAAACACCACAGATGTAGCAAAACAAGATGTATGAACCAAATAGATGTCAAACAGCGATAAAAAAATACATGTCAAGTCGTACTGTCGACAGCCCTAGCGATCTGTGGCATGTGGCATGCTTCGATAATGTTGCTATCGGACAATTATCCGCTAGTCTGATACTAGCCCATCGTGGTTATGTTCAGAAGTCACGTGGATTTTCGTAATCTAGCACCCATTTTATGAATCTGTGGATAACTAATCCAGATATATATGGTCAGATGCCACTAAAGATGTCATATTAAGAGACATTGGGTTGACTTACTGACACATATACTAATAACAAAAACCAGCGCATGATATAGTACCAAATGGAACCATGAATAACTCGAGAGACTTAAATTTGCCCCAAGACGATCCGACCAACACGGCCAACTCGCTTCCAGACAACAACGCTACGTCTTCGTCACTTTTGGAGCAGTTGGTTTACATCGACAACTTTATGCATACCAACTCGGGTAGCACGGGAGAGCCTACGCCCAACTTGGACATTGATGGCCAGTTATCACTCGACTTGGCTGCATTTGCGGATGATTCGTTTATATTTCCTGACGAGGACAAGAAGCCCAGCTCGCCATATTCGGGCAACAGCCATGGAAATAATGGTAATGGCGACTTCTCCAACCGTAACCTCAATGATCCCGGTAATCATAATGGCCCTATTGCGTCTAATGCGCCTATTAACAACTTGAATCACGACTTGGATCATAATCTTATGGTGAACCATATACCGGGAACCAGTGCcaataatagaaatgaaGACTTCCACGAACCTCACAACGGCTTTGATGAACCTTCACATCCGAACGTGAACGTATCCAGTTTGCCTAAGTGGCCTGTTCCGCCGGGTGCAAAGTCGTCCCTAGAATCTGCAGGGCTCTCACAAAATCAGATCGAGCTTTTATCAGCCTTGGTGGCCCAACACCAACAGAACATGCCTCCTACACAGCCGACCAGACACTCCACTCGCTCTCCTAGCATTGCGGCTAGCATTGATGGTGGTATTGACGGTGGTATTGACGGTGGTATCGACGGTGGTATTGACGATGGTAATGATTATAATGGTACGAACGATGCGGCAGATAGTGTGGCGAGCAACCTTGATGAAAACGGTAATGAGTCCGAGTTGGACAAACGTAGGCGAAACACCGCAGCTAGTGCAAGGTTCCGaatcaaaaagaagatgaaagaAAAGCAAATGGAAGACAAGATACAAAACTTGAACGAGATGATTAAATCGTTCGAATCCAAAACACAACAGCTTGAAATGGAgaacaaattattaaaaaatctTATCATAGAAAAAGGAAGTCAAAAATCGGAATATGAGTTAAGAATGTTGAAGGAAAGAGCAAGACAATAGAATAGATGAAACTTATATTAATTGTACGGttaaaataaaatcttgCACACTTCTGTATTTAATTCTTATTTATCGGGTATAAATGTATGATCgttattagaagaaattgtAAGCTAGTGTAAATAAGTCATCTTTATTAGAAGAATAAGCCAATGTGATCAAGTCAATATgattgatttgaaaaatccATCAATAGTTCgcaatttttcataaatttCTGCAAATTCGTAAATTTTGTGAAGTATCCTGAATTCCTGAATAATGcttttaaaaattgaaaaaattcaaacaaaaaGATTTAAGCACACTATGCCTACCAGGATACAAAAGAGCTAggtttatattatttatatactgAGTTATGAGATAAACACTAAGTAGGAAGAAGTGGTTGCATACTTCCAGTAATGACTATATTTTTTAGCTGCAGTATATTCGCAAAATCCATCGCAAAGTACATCAGAGCATATATTACCCTACGAGTTTAGATACTCATGTAAAACGGCATTTTTTGGGTAATGAATAGTTCATAGATACAAGAAATCattcaacaaaaaaaataggCTTATTTTCATGATATATACTAGTGactttcttctaattcataTTCACCATTGTCAAGCTTATCATAGGCATCACTATCATTTTCTACGTA
Proteins encoded:
- a CDS encoding DEHA2C09328p (no similarity) — its product is MISARSFSTVSRIAFQKESVAGSAFNAAKNSRNLGLKWKPTYGNSFRTFAEYRLKAANQSPLAIKLKAKK
- a CDS encoding DEHA2C09350p (some similarities with uniprot|P32389 Saccharomyces cerevisiae YNL103w MET4 transcriptional activator of sulfur metabolism) is translated as MNNSRDLNLPQDDPTNTANSLPDNNATSSSLLEQLVYIDNFMHTNSGSTGEPTPNLDIDGQLSLDLAAFADDSFIFPDEDKKPSSPYSGNSHGNNGNGDFSNRNLNDPGNHNGPIASNAPINNLNHDLDHNLMVNHIPGTSANNRNEDFHEPHNGFDEPSHPNVNVSSLPKWPVPPGAKSSLESAGLSQNQIELLSALVAQHQQNMPPTQPTRHSTRSPSIAASIDGGIDGGIDGGIDGGIDDGNDYNGTNDAADSVASNLDENGNESELDKRRRNTAASARFRIKKKMKEKQMEDKIQNLNEMIKSFESKTQQLEMENKLLKNLIIEKGSQKSEYELRMLKERARQ